TTTAACTATACCGGTTGCTATGGCTGAAACCGCCGCTCCAGCTATTGTGGCCTCTATCATGTATGGAAATACATTATTTGTTCCTGTGGATATAGGCATTAAAGGAGTCTCTCCAGAGGCCTTTGCTACCACCCTATTGGTCCCATCTCCTCCAATTACAATTATGGCATCTACTTTATCTCTCATGAGTTCTGTGGCTTTTAATGTGTCTCTCCAGTCTCCAAAAACCTTCATCGGAAGCATTTCCACTTCCAAAGATACTTGCTCCCCTACAGCATGCAATGCAGCTGGTACTATTCCAAAGGTTTCGGGCATTGCTAAAACTTTCTCAACACCCAATTCTTGCATTATGAGCAGAAGCCTTTTCACTATATTGACTTTTTCCATATTGTCGAATACACTTGCATGGGCTATCAAACGCCTTATATCCCTACCGGATTCAGGGTTTGCTATAATTCCAACTGTAATTTTTCTCATCAGGTTCCTCTCCTTATGTAAATCGTTATAAATGCTACCGCGATTAGGATTTCATCTGTTTTGTCTCCAAATTCTTTTAAAGCTATACCGGGTCCTTTTAGACCTCCTTCGATAATATTCACATCCTTCTTGCATTCTAAGGGGATTGCAGCTTTCACTTTCTCTATCGCCACACGTTCAGGGTAAGGAACACCGATGATGCTTTCTATTCTTATGTTCTTGGGATTGAAATCGAAAAGTTCCACAAGTCCAACAGCACAGACCCTGCTTATTGCATCCTTTACTGCTTTTATCGCAGCTTTTGTGGGGTCTTGTCCATGTTGATCTATCCCCATTCCCATTTCAATAACATATCTTTTCCATTCACCCAATCTCAAACACCTTCTCTGGATTTTCCATGTAGTACTTGACTCTTCCCAAAAACTTTGCCGCTGGTGCTCCATCTATGGCCCGGTGGTCAAAGGTTAGGGAAAGCATCATTGTATTTGCTATTTTGATCTCTCCGCTCTTAACTACCGGTTTTTGGGCTATTCTGTTAAGGCCCAGAATCGCAATCTGGGGTGGGTTGATGATCGGGGTAAAGGAATCAACTCCAAGCATTCCGAGATTTGTAATAGTAAATGTTCCTCCGACAAAATCTTTTTCCTTAAGTGCGCCTTTCCTTGCTCTTTCAACAATGTCTGCATAATCCTGTAGGAGCTCCTCAAGTGATTTTTTATCGACGTCTCTGATCACTGGAGTTATTAAACCTATTGGGCTATCTACGGCCACGTTTATGTTTATGTTCTCGTAAATTACTATTTTTCCTTCTTCCATTGTTGCATTAATCTCTATAAAGTCCCTAAGGGCTTTTGCAATGCATTTGAGCATTAAAACAGTATAGGAGGGCTTTGTGTTGAGTTTTTCAGTAAGCTTTTTTCTCATCTCGATGAGATTGTCCATCTCGGTTTCCATATTTAGGGTCACGTGAACAGCCTCTCTGTAGCTTTTTGAGAGTCTCTCTGCTATGACTTTTCTTATTCCAAACACTCTTTTTTCTTCTTTTACTTTTGGAAAGAAGTGCTCTTTTATGTATTTCTCAAGAT
This genomic stretch from Thermococcus sp. EP1 harbors:
- a CDS encoding Lin0512 family protein, whose product is MGEWKRYVIEMGMGIDQHGQDPTKAAIKAVKDAISRVCAVGLVELFDFNPKNIRIESIIGVPYPERVAIEKVKAAIPLECKKDVNIIEGGLKGPGIALKEFGDKTDEILIAVAFITIYIRRGT
- a CDS encoding dihydrolipoamide acetyltransferase family protein; translation: MVREEVRMIAEQYDIDLSKIQGSGPNGEVTLEDLEKYIKEHFFPKVKEEKRVFGIRKVIAERLSKSYREAVHVTLNMETEMDNLIEMRKKLTEKLNTKPSYTVLMLKCIAKALRDFIEINATMEEGKIVIYENININVAVDSPIGLITPVIRDVDKKSLEELLQDYADIVERARKGALKEKDFVGGTFTITNLGMLGVDSFTPIINPPQIAILGLNRIAQKPVVKSGEIKIANTMMLSLTFDHRAIDGAPAAKFLGRVKYYMENPEKVFEIG